The DNA sequence TCCAAGCTTGCAACATCCAATTTTCCCAACTTCCCGTCTCAATTCCATGGCCATTGGAAAGAAGGCCCTGCTGTGCACCAGGTcatgttctaggcactggagataTAATGATGAACCAAACGGAGGAAGTAATATtgtggggaggacacagagaaacaacaagggaaagaaataaaactcctGGCCTAGCAGTGGTAATCAGTGcgaaggagagaaataaagcagaaggAGGGTCACTGGGTGTTGAGGGCACACGGTGTGGACAGGGTGGCTGAGGCCTCACTGAAATGCGACATTTGAAGGAAGACCTGAGGGAGGCAGGCGCCAGTCACTGGGCATCAGGGAAGAGCCTGGTGTTTGTAGCAAAGACAGTGGCTGAAGGGCTGGATGGTTAGGGACAACAGAAGGACTTGGCTTCACTCTGGGTGAGCTGGGACCACACTGAGGGCTTTGGTGAGGTTAAACATGACCTCATTGAGGTGCATGAAGGATAGGCTGAACTAGACTGAGAGCAGGGGTAGGAAACCAGCTGGGAAGACTTTGGGATAATCCAGGTGACGGATGACTGTCATTTGCATCAAGGTAATGGCAGTGGAAGAGGAGGTAAGAAGTTTTAATTGTAAAatctttgtatgatttttatttggttGTTGAATATTTGATTCATAGTCTGAATTCATCTCTTacaatgtttctttattcatttttaatagacatttttagTGTCTTAGGTTAATGGCAAAATTGAGTAGAATGTACAGAAAGGTCCCAtatccctcctcccccccacacacagagcttccccattatcaacatccttcACCAGAGTGGTGCCTTTGTTACCAATGGTGAAGGTGCACTGACCTGTCATTATCACCGAAAGTCCATAACCTACCTTAgaattcactcttggtgttgtacactgtataggttttgacaaatgtatactgggcatgtatccaccattacagcACCATAAGgcatagtttcactgccctaattcatcccttcctccccacaaTCTTCCTATTGTCCCCCAGATTTTGCCTTTTCCTGAACATCATGTGCTTGCATGTAATCTTTtcacactggcttctttcacctagtgATAcgcatttaagtttctttatgtctttctgtgacttgagagtttttttatattttggtctttttttttcttagggcCAAATTGTATTCCAGTGTCTGGAGATACCAGACCCAGTTTAGTTATCCATTCACCTCCAGAAGGACATCTCGGTTGCTTCTGAGTTTTGACACTTATGGATCCTGGATGTATGTTGAGGGTAGAGTCTGCAGGATGTCCTGACAGTTTGAATGGTCTGTGGGTGATGACTCCAAGGAGGAGGTCTAGGTATTTGGCCAGTGCAACTGAACAGATAGGAGTCAGCTAGATGCCCGCTTACATGGGGTACAGGGAGATGACGCACTAACGATGGCCATGGCAATGATCACAGCTATTGTGTACAGACCTTTAGCTTTGTGCTGAGCTGGGATAAGGGTACATTGTATTTCTTCATCTTGTTGTCACACCAGCCCTAGGAGGTAGGTACTTACAATTCTTGTTTCACAAATAGGTGAATGGCTAATGTGTTCAAGGTCATACCAGTCTGCTCATACTTGGCTCCCAAGACAGTACATACTTATCATACAGTAGCCAGCACTTTGACATATCAGTCTGGTTAATGTGAATCTCCCCAAACCAGGATAAATTCACAGAGAAATTAATGCCACTATGTAGACCTTCAGGGGAGGCTGCCAACTGGCCATTTCCCTGAGGACAACATACAGCATTGTGGCAGTGATTGtgcattttctaatttccataaaGTAAAGACCTCACGGGACAGGGTGAGGGTTCCATAAATGCGAGCTGTGAGTTTGGAAAGGCGAAGAATATTCCTGAGCACCTAAAAGGAAACTGTGTATAACTGGAAACTTTACCTGTACATTTTCTCTATGGATATGACAGAAAGTATTTAATGTCTGCTAGGATGCCTTTGAGTAGCTATAAAGTCATCACATCCATTGGTGGAGAGCCATCCTCTGACCAGTCTGGGCTGTGACAGTTTCCACCCATCTCAAAAACGAGTGTTCtgagaaaagtcagaaaaatgcAGTGAAGTTTGCATAGAAACAGAGGTATTTCATTTAAAGAACTGTCCTTTTGTTTGAGATACATCCatgtgtgcgcacatgcatgtgtgctaAAAATGcccttttaacataaaataataataaaggtaatTTGAAGTTGGCTTGCTTAAATGAACTTATTTGGCAAAATAAAAGTTTGGCACGGACTGACCCCGTGTCAGTCTCTCcatttttttgatgttgattTTGCTGCTGGTGGAATTTACCAACCCAAGAAATCCAAATTTCTGGGATCTCACATCAGCGATAAAAACTCAGTGGACTGTAAAGCAATCAGAAATGCGAGCTTCCAGAGTAGAATGATCCAGAGTTAGGATAGGTCAACTTCATTACCAAGCAGAGCATGCATTGACTACCCACCACACATGACCCCAAACTAGTAATTCTCCTTCACTGTTACCAAGGTCATGGCCAAAGCTCTTCTAGTCACACAGTGTCATACCCTGTGCACACACCTTGCAGAAGTTTGGCTGTGAATTGAGCGTCCCCAACCTGTTGGTTGCTGAGGGGAAGATATAGTACATTCTACACGAGACTAGGGTGGGGCGTCAGGCTGGCACCGTGGGACCCAGTtactccttctttccctctctctcttctcccatttcactgatcagcattttatttatttatttatttaatttttatgttgatttattttggagaggggaggagcagaaagagaaggagacccagaatctgaaacaggctccaggctctgagccgtcagcacagagccccacacagggctcaaactcacggagtgcaagatcatgacctgggcctaagttggacacttaaccgactgagccaccaaggcaccccattcCTCCACCAGCACTTTAAATCAGCATTTCAAGAACCACAAGATGGCGGACATGCCAAACAATCATGTTTTGGCTAAAATTTCTTGATTATAAGTGGCTGCCTGGGCCTCCTGACATACTAAAGAAGGATTGGAAGTAAAGTAGCACGTCAGCAAAATACACTGTTTTCCTCCTTTTAGCTATCCCTGGAGTAGCcttctatttcctctttcaaaGAAAGAAGGCACATCCAGTAGGCACGTGCCAGAATTCTAAAACCACATTAGAAGGAAAGGCTGTATCTTTGCTCACAGTGCACATTTCCTCCAAGCCTCACAGGAAAGTCCGTCAGATGCAGTGAAATATAGGTCacaagacaagagagagagattgagaacatATGATTCATGAAGCACCAAGTGATAGATCCCCTAGGAATGCTTCTCTGCAAAGAAGTTGTGTGTTGTCAAGCCGGCCTGCAAAGACTTTTAATTCTTCATCTCAAATACAAAGCATTTAGATTGTGTGAACAGTGCTGGCTCCATAGTGATTCAAAAAATCAATACCCAGCCTGATCACTCCACCTCTCTCCTTGACTTCTTGCCTAAACACAACGGGAATGCCAGGGCCCAAGCAATCAACTTTCCAGGCTCTCTGCCCAGTGGAGCCCGGCACCCTCGAGCCAGCACCACGTTATAGTTCACAGCTACGATGCCCAGCTTGGGGTTGGGGGTCCTTGTTACAAAGCTGGGTGAGAGCAATCTCTCTTCTGTTTACAAGCTGAAGGAAGTTCCAGGTGAATGCTTTCCCTTTATACCCAAACAGTGGTGGCCCAGGCCTTGGTTGGCCCGGTTGCTAAAATTTAGACACGTGCAAAGCATCCTCTAGTGATCTGGGGAGTCCCCAGAGAGGTGTCTCCCACTCTGCTTCCCTCTCATCACCTGCCCATCTACCTCAGGAGGAAACGCTGGCCCTGCCCATCAGGGGGTGGCCCTGGCATGGACACAGGGCCCAGCTCCTGCCATACCATGCTCCCGATGGAGTGTGGACTCGAGGTGCAGACTTGGCTCCCCAACGCCTACCCCATGGCCAATGCCTGCACCCATGTTACTAAGGTGAAAGAAGCGAGTTCAGGAAATCTCTGTACAGTATGACCCCCAAcaacatgacattctggaaaaggcaaaccacagagATAGTGAAAAGATCGGTGGTGAACAAGGGGAGGTGGGCGGGAGGGACCAGGTCGGCAAAGGGcattttcagggcagtgaaactgCTCTGTATGATACTGTGATGATGGAGACATGGCATTAGGAATTTtccaaaacccacagaatgtacaacactaTGAGTGAACACTAATGGAAACTATGGGCTTTAGTTAGTACTAGAGTACACCAATTAAAAAACTCTAAGTTTGTTTGGGAGACAAGAAATCAGAAGTGGGTCACTAGAACTATATTCCTTTTAGAGTCTCCAGGGAGAGTCCATTTCATTGCTCTGTCCAGCTTCCAGAGGCTGCCTACCCCCTTTGGCTTCTGGACAAGAGTAATCTGCCCACCTGGAGATGCTCAATTACATCTATGTTACAAAATCCATTTTGCCATATGAGGTAAtactcacaggttccagggatcagGGCATGGATATCTTTGGGGGCCATTCATTATTCAGCCAcccagggacagagaggcagcagGAGGTAGTGCAAGAAAGGTCAGTGCAGGAGATGGAGGGACCAATGGATATCGAAGGGGAAACAGGAGCTGTTTATGACTGGCCACTTAAAACACAGAGACCACACTAACCAGCAGCTAAAATCCAAAGagcatttaaaactattttccatGCAACAATGATAATaaactacagtaaaaccttggattgtgagtaacttgttctacaAGCGTCCCACAAGgcaaacaaacatttcttaaacgttttaacttgataaatgagcgatgtcttgcaatagtAGTACGTGATGCCGAATTTCACGTGATCACAACTGGGCCAGtgattcttgaaattcactttgatatacaagtgctttggattacaagcatgtttccagaatgaattatggtcgcaaaccaaggttttactgtaaatCCTCAAGTTACGTTGGGGAGAAATAAATCTccaataaatgcattaaaatgtacataaacacgggacacctgggtggctcaggtcatgatctcacagtacccaggtttgaaccccgtgtcagactttgtgctgaccgctcagagcctggagcctactttggattctgtgtctccctctctctctgctccttcccctccacctctctaaaaaataaacatttaaaaaaatgtatatcaaCAAAAAAGTTCGCAATGTATCTTCTGGAATTGAGAGtacaggtaattttattttttaattttagttgcaGGCAGCaaaatttctgtaataaatatgtattgttttagaatcagaaaaagacttttaatttttttaagtaatacattttcaaaaacacaaaaacttgtacagaaGGCAGTGTTAACACTGAAAACAGAATTCTTTGTTCTCACACAGAATCTCAGACCGAGTGTTGTCTTTGTGTGATgcatctctcctttccttctctccttgatATTTCCGTGAAATAGTTTCCTTCTCCATTAAAATGGGAAATTTAGAAGGCCtcggaaaggggaaaggaaagatgtGTTATGATTTTTCCTAGACCCTTCACTGCCTTTAAAGAGAAGTCAGGGTTTGTTTAAACAGAggattaaatattaatatgtaaatgtaaaatgatgtaaCCTTAGGAGCATAcataatagaaatacaaatacattggggcacctgggaggcttagtcggttgagtgtctgactcaggtcatgatttcgtagtttgtgagtttgagccttgcgttgggctctgggctgacagctcagagcctggagcctgattagattccatgtctcctctctctgcccctccactgctcatgctctgtctctttgtctctcaaaaataaataaacgttaaaaattttatttaaaaaagaaagaaatacaaacacatgTGCATCACATGACATGTACTAGGATGTTCATCACAGTTTTCTTCACTAAAGTCAAAACCAGATAACCCAGCGTGATCAATAGGAGAATGCATTAAAAAACTGCAGCATattatacaatagaatactacacaGCAACGAAAATGCAACGAGTCAGTAAATCTCATGGAAataaatgttgagtgaaagaagccagacagggTAGTGTACATACATCCCATTTATGTAAAGCTTAAAAACAGGCAAATCCAATCTACGGTGTTAGAACTGAGAATCATGGTTTGCTCTCCCTAGGGGGGATAATGActggcctgggggaggaggacagCTGGAGCACTAGCAATGGTCTATTTCTCAGGACGGTTGGAGAGGACGTTGGCATGTTCACTGGGCATCTCTGCATCAAACAGTATGCTTGTGAAATATGTACTTTCTGTATGTAGggtacacagaaaaaaaaactactgtaaagtaaaaagtaataaaatttaaactttaatttggAGCCATGTTTTATTCTCACGTGTGATATAACCCTTGGCTAGGCAGCGTGAAGCATGGCTAATAATCTGGTTCAGATCAGTGCCCCAATTAATCAAAATTGACTTGCCATCATTAACACAGGCAGCAAAGAGGCTGATTATTAACACTGTAACCTACGCACCATGTACTCCACACAGTACTGGCTCAGTTCATGACTTGCCCCAGCCCCACTGGGACAGCCCCACAGTCTACAAATTCAATGACTAGGAAGGACCAGGAAGTGTAGGTACAGGGCTGAAGTTAGCAAAACTCCTGTGTGTGATGAAGATGGACACAGAGTCTTTCTCACACTGAACACTGTTTGGTTGTATGGGTTGAAAAAGTGCCAGGCTGTGCTTAAGGCTCACCATTTTTTGCCAAAGCTATATAGAAACGTGACCGAAACGGTAAATGATGGTGTCACATCCTGAAGGCATCGCCACAGTGTCCTGTAACGATTGGTGAATGAAATGAGAAGGCAGCCCTGCAGGCAGCAACTTTATGAGCCACGTTACTGAGAGCTACGCCAATCTTCTGATCAGCCCACCGGATTCCAAGCTGCAGAgacccccaggtgtcccagctcCCTTTTCCTCTGGGGAAATGCCCATTCAGCAAACTTCAGGTAGAAACTGCACTGCAGGACTCTACGTGTGCTCCGGGACTTGCCAACTGATTCATCCCATCCTGTCAGCCTTGGGTTGGTTAGAGCCGGGCACATGCCAGGCCAGGCCAGTGTTCTCCATGGGAACCCCTCTCCCCAGCTAGGACACAGTGTCTCAGCGTGCAAACCAGGGCTCTGCGGGGCCACTTTCATGGCTGCATGAGAGATGCTTGTCTAGGAAACGTCAGTTTGAGGCTACAAAACACAGAGAATCAAAGACAGGGAATAAGCCAGAGATAGGGACCGACCAGGAGCCTTGGGACACAGAATTCTGTTCCTGcagctttttctccttctccaagAGCCACTCCAGAATATTTCCCAGCCACATCAGACCACAATTTCTATTTGTAACTAACTTACTTTGAATTGGATTTCTGCCCTTGGGCAACAAAAGTCTGAACAAATACACAAACAGACCTAGAATTTGGAGTAAAGTTGAAAATCTTCCTTGTGTTACAAGCAATCActtggaggggcaggaggaggtgagCAGAACTGTGAAGGCACAGCTAATCTTGGAAATCCAGAGACACTGATGCCGAGCTGCTGTAGCCCCTGGTCTCTCCCTTTAGCTGTATCCAGAGCAGGTGCAtgctcctttcatttctttctttaattcaaGATCTCCCTGCAGGAAAACACATCCACCCCATTACCTTTTCTCTTCCCAacccttgcttctctctctcacctcctgtAATTCTGAAACACATTAAAGAGGGAATGAATTCCACTACTGTCAGCTCTGTAGGGCAGGGATTGTCTCTGTGTGATCGACTAGAACGGTGTCTGGCTAGCATGCACTGCGATGCCGATGTGAGGCTCCTAAATTGTGGCAGATAGTTTGAACCGCCCCATGCTGAAACAGCTATGTGTATGCTTAGACAGCTAGTTTTcaacactttattttcaaaatgctttgaTTCATCACATAGAAATTGACAGGAAGATATACATCCCTTCATTACAGCATTTGCTGCCCGACattattgttcctttttatgtgtctgtcacCACCACGCAATCCATGCCTGTGAGAGGGAAGATCACATCTTAGTGAATCTGTATGCCCAGCAATTAGCATGGTTCTTGGCAGGTACAGCATCTGATGTCTCCCCACTAGGTATaaacagttcattttttaattttttattatttttatttgtttatttatttttttggagagcagagagaagacacaagcagggggaagggcagagaaaggagagagaaaatcccaagcaggctccacgctgtcagcacagagcccaatgtggggctcaatcctacaaaccatgagatcatgacctgagccaccaccaagagtcagatgcttaatgaactgagccagccaggtgctccagcaGTTCCATAAACTCCATAAAACCTTGTTTTACAAAGTGTAGTATGTGGACCAGGAGCACTGGGATCCTCAGGACAGAGGATTGCGGAACCACTAATTTGTAGTTGAGGACCGGCATGGAGGGGGAGACAAGGTGATCTTGGTGAGACAGGAGCTCATggatggaggaaagggaagaaacgGGAGAAGAGGAAGTCAAGGGTAGGTGTATCTGCAGGGCTGTGGTGAGAAATGACAGTGGGCACCAGAGAGAGACATGATGGCCAGAGGATGATGCCCCTGTACGAAGGAGTCACAGGGTCCCATGCTCTGCAGATGATCTCTGTTCACACAGGACCCTTACTGTGAGTGTGGAGAAAGGCAGTCAGGAAAACCTTCactgctgaaaggaaaaacaagcaaTATCATGCCTTCTTTTCTCCcatctttaatcatttttaaatttaagatcaaCTAGGTGCTCTAGGTTCTGcgtcagagggagacagagctcatGAAAGCATACAGCAATCAGGTTCTTAATCTTAGAACCTACTGAtgtgttaaaatgaaaaactaaattaaCACTGCCACTTCAGTGCCTAAATGAATGGGTTTTGGCCAGCATCTGCAGGAAGCTTCTGCAGGAATTCAGTAAATGATTTCTATTTGAAAACACAGCTCAAGGAGCACTTAATAAGTGCaatttgatgatgatgattattcaCAGAACAGCACCTTATATGTGGTTAAGCAAATGTTCACGGGGAACAGTGATAACGAACACACCTAAGGAAAAGGGGCCCTTTGGTGAATCAGGATGCAATGTGGTCAACTGGCAATTCTAAAATCGCTCGCCAATCATTTTGCTGCTTTAAAGATCAACCTGCTCACCCTGGATCCCTAACACTCATCCTAAGCCATCCTTTGAGACATGCGTGTGGCAGTTTTAGGGAAAGGCGTGGAGACATGCGTGTGGCAGTTTTAGGGAAAGGCGTGGAGAAGTGGGTCCCTGGAGACGGAGAGTCCCCGGGGAGACCTCAAGAACGAAATAGGTCACCGGGCTCCCAGGAAGCGCTCCCTTGGCCCATCACCCAGACGGCAGGCTGGGGCGGGATGCGGGGCGGCGGGCTGGGAGGGTGAGAGCGCAGGTGGCGTCCTCCAGGTCCTCTCCCTCCCGGCAGGGGGTCGTGGGCTGCGGCTGCGCGCGGTGCACCTTCGCCCGCCGGTGCGCCGCGAGCCTTGGGGGCGCGCGTCGGTCTCCCGGNNNNNNNNNNNNNNNNNNNNNNNNNNNNNNNNNNNNNNNNNNNNNNNNNNNNNNNNNNNNNNNNNNNNNNNNNNNNNNNNNNNNNNNNNNNNNNNNNNNNCCCCGCGCCCTCCTGCCCGCGCCGGGGCCCCGCCGCGGGCCTGCGACAGGAGTAGCCCGCGCGCTTCGGGAGCACCGGAGGAGCCCCTTCGGCCTGGTCGCGCCAAGGTGACCCCCTTGCTGACCCACCTCCCTGCTCCCGCGGGCCCCTGTCCAGGCGTTCAGTCtgtcttcccgcccccccccgtCCTccgcccgcccccgccgccgGGGGTTGCGGGGGGTGGGAGCGGCTGCAAGTGCATGggcgtgtctgtctgtctgtctccacaTTCCCATCGCACACACCTGCCTTTTGTGACCCTGGCCCAACTGCCCCGTGCACACGGGAAACGTCCGGGACCCCTCTTTGTTCTGGCTTGGGGAAgggggtgtgcgtgtgtgcacgcgcgcgagggatttttttttttttgagtgggaagggggagttCGATGGAAATAGGCGATTTAAATATTCCATCGAGGATGGCGGCCCCTGGCTCGAGACTTGTCGCTGCGGCGCGGCTGTCCCGGCAGCGGCCCCGATGTGGATCCGTGGTTCGTTTCCAGCATGCACGATGCGATTTTCGGATGTGCGTTCCCGGCACTTTAGCAACAGCCCGCCCTGGTGCCGCGTGTGCCTGCCTCACTCTCGCTCGCGTTTCCGAGTCCGATCTCGTGTTGTCCCCAACGCCGAACGGCATCTGTGGTCGTGGGTTTTCAACCACCGAGACTTCGCCCTTTGTTTTGTTCCCTAACACTTTAAAATTCATGACGCTTGTGGCATTTGATGGTAGTGTCTGAGTAGGGGCTGGCTTTCTGTCTGTGTGTTTTTTGCATGATCTTGGATTATCTCCCTGCtgtttctaaacattaaaaagcctGTCTTTTCATTGAAGAGGACGGGGGTTAAAATGAATGAAGACCTGAAGGTCAATTTAAGCGGGCCGCCTCGGGATTATTTAGATGCTGGCGCTCCGGAGAACGTCTCGGCTACCGTCTCCTCCCAGGTTCCTGTCGGAGAGCCGGAGCCAGAGCTGGTTGTCAATCCTTGGGACATTGTCTTGTGTACCTCGGGAACCCTCATCTCCTGTGAAAATGCCATTGTGGTCCTTATCATCTTCCATAACCCCAGCCTGCGAGCACCCATGTTCCTGCTAATAGGCAGCCTGGCTCTGGCAGACTTACTGGCCGGCATCGGACTCATCATCAATTTTGTTTTTGCCTACCTGCTTCAGTCAGAAGCCACCAAACTGGTCACAATCGGACTCATTGtcgcctctttctctgcctctgtctgcagCTTGCTGGCTATCACTGTCGACCGCTACCTCTCCCTGTATTACGCTCTGACATACCACTCGGAGAGGACGGTCACGTTCACCTATGTCATGCTCACCATGCTCTGGGGGACCTCCATCTGCCTGGGGCTGCTGCCCGTGCTGGGCTGGAACTGCCTCCAAGACGAGTCCACCTGCAGCGTGGTCCGACCTCTCACCAAGAACAACGCGGCCATCCTCTCCGTCTCCTTCCTCTTCATGTTTGCGCTCATGCTTCAGCTCTACATCCAGATCTGCAAGATTGTGATGCGCCACGCCCATCAGATAGCCCTGCAGCATCACTTCCTGGCCACCTCCCACTACGTGACCACCCGGAAAGGGGTCTCCACCCTGGCCATCATTCTGGGGACCTTTGCTGCCTGCTGGATGCCTTTCACCCTCTACTCCTTGATAGCCGATTACACCTACCCCTCCATCTACACCTACGCCACCCTCCTGCCCGCCACCTACAACTCCATCATAAACCCTGTCATATACGCTTTCAGAAACCAAGAGATCCAGAAAGCCCTCTGTCTCATTTGCTGCGGCTGCATCCCCTCCAGCCTCTCCCAGAGAGCACGGTCGCCCAGCGACGTGTAGCAGTGGCCCCCTTAGAGGACACACTGCACACGGAATTCTGCATTTACCAAGCATTTCCACTGCCCGACCAAATGGTTCCGATGGTGTCCTTAAATTCTTTCTATTGGATTTTCTCTTGAGCCACAGCAGTCCCAGCTATCCTGAAGCAGTCCTTCAGATGAGTTAAGTGATTGAAGTGGAAATCATGTTGCCAGTGTCtttgcccctttaaaaaaaaaaaacacggttattttgttttgttgaggggcagggatttttattttctattttacttggAGGATGAGTAGTGTGGGTGGGAAAGAAAGTATATGATGTTATAAAACATAAACTGGTCCTAGAGTTTTTGCTTGGactgtaaaataaaactgaattactGAGAACAATGGAGGAGAAAAGACTTTTtctagacttttgtttttttttaatgtcaaggtGATTTTCAATGCTGCATGTATCTGAATAGAATCTCTTTCGAGCCAACACAGATAGCCTACATGATTATGTTTGGAAGAGACCTGGTTTTGTTAACATGAACTGAGTGATAAGTTACCAACACAGAAACTATGTGCCCATTCTTTgctccttctttctttacttccaGCAATTACTATTCACAAGAATTCCTTTGGTATTTCTGTGAATGTTGTAACTTTCTGCATGGTTGCTGCTGTTAGCTAGACCACTAGTTTCAAATGTTGCCATGTAAATCCTGAATCAAATGAGAACGCTTTCAATACACATTTTCAATGTGTCTCTAAAATGAATTATGAAATTTGCTCCAATTTGCATATGACATAGGGTTGAGTAGATCCACCTCGTAGTTTCTTAAAGCACAGTCTGATTCTTTTcagggaacaaaagaaaacattgaatgACATCAATCAAAAGTAGGTtacatttatttgaatatattctgaaaaataaaaatgtaagctatcacaaaatatgaaaacatcacGTTTCCTATCACTTTCTAAGAATGTATTGATATTCTTGATTGAGAATAGAATTAAATATTGTAGATCAAATATTTCTAGTCATATTGTCTGTGGTACAAAGTGCATTTGAAGCAGGTGGTCTCCTAGTTTAACAATTAAGTTGGTGAGTGCATATTCCACGTGTATCTGTGACATATGTGAGCTATCCTATGTACGTTCACAAGCAGAATGACCATGTGGCTGTTCGTGAAAAGCTAACTCTgcattccttttccttcttttcaccaAAAGAACAACCTAAACGCAATAAAAACTGCATTGCCTGTTCTCAGAGAGCAAAGATTTTTGTCAAGAAAGGACACAGAGGAATCGGTTTTAAACACACTGCAAAGTCGTTGTGTCCGAGCCCATTTCCCTTAGTGCAAACAGAGGTTTTAGACACAGATACCCTCCCTCCATTTGCCGTGGATTTAAAGCGATGTCCACACCAGTGGAAGCGTTTCTGGACGGGATATCAACTGAGCCCACTCAGATAGAGGCAAGACCAGTATTTCAGGGTCTGCGGGGAATCATGTGCAGTAAATTAACTTCACTGGTTGGTCCCAAACGTCATGCCGACGGTCACGACCGTTCTGGCAGCCTGCACACTGATGCCCTCTCTCCCCTTCATATGTAGCACAAGTGTGAATAAACCCTGTACTTGAATCCGGGTCTCCTCCCCTAAGTTACTTGTGGAAGCAGGAGAGTGAAATATTTCAGAAGTGGGAAAGGATTTTTCACATATATCATCATATGACTGATCTAATCAACTTAATGCCTTTAAACAATTTCCTCTGAACATTTGATGGAGTTGGTAGATCGGACATGATgggtctgtttgtttttaatgatgtaAAACGAGATAGCGACTCCTCGTGAGAAATGACTAAGGTAAGTTGGTTTTGACATGTGCTGGGAAATATTCATAATGAGGTTGTAAAGCAATAAATACTGTCTTTGTAGGAATGGTGGTCCATTTGCATATATCTAAGAGTAATGATCAGAGTGATAATGACGCATACTGCTTTTCGCTACGTGTTGTG is a window from the Suricata suricatta isolate VVHF042 chromosome 4, meerkat_22Aug2017_6uvM2_HiC, whole genome shotgun sequence genome containing:
- the GPR12 gene encoding G-protein coupled receptor 12, producing the protein MNEDLKVNLSGPPRDYLDAGAPENVSATVSSQVPVGEPEPELVVNPWDIVLCTSGTLISCENAIVVLIIFHNPSLRAPMFLLIGSLALADLLAGIGLIINFVFAYLLQSEATKLVTIGLIVASFSASVCSLLAITVDRYLSLYYALTYHSERTVTFTYVMLTMLWGTSICLGLLPVLGWNCLQDESTCSVVRPLTKNNAAILSVSFLFMFALMLQLYIQICKIVMRHAHQIALQHHFLATSHYVTTRKGVSTLAIILGTFAACWMPFTLYSLIADYTYPSIYTYATLLPATYNSIINPVIYAFRNQEIQKALCLICCGCIPSSLSQRARSPSDV